ACCTAACTGCATATAAACACTATTAACTAAGTCTTTTTTAGTTAAATTAATACGCATACTAAGTTATATTATTTTTAATCTTATTTATCAAATCACCTTTTATAATTCTTTTGCAAACATCCAGTGAGTTTGAAAAACCTAAATAATCTGTTCCACCATGACTTTTAACAACTGGAGAGTCTAGCCCAATAAATATTGCACCATTGTACAATCTTGGATCAAGTCTCTTTTTAAAATTATTTAAATTCTTAATATTTAATAATGATGAAATTTTTCCAATTAAATTACTAGTTAAAGCTTTTTTTAGTTCTTGAGTAATAAAGTTAGCGGTACCTTCAGCTGTTTTGAGAGCTACGTTGCCGGTAAATCCATCTGTTACTATGACGTTAACATCACCATCCATTAGATGATTTCCCTCAATATATCCTTTAAATTCAAAATCTAAATTTTTTTTATCATTTAATATTTGAAAAGTTTCTTTAATAATTTCGTTACCTTTTATTTCCTCTGAACCGATATTAAGTAATGCAACTTTAGAAATATCGTTAGGAAATAAAGCTTTATACAATGAAGATCCCATAATAGAAAAATCAATTAAGTTTTTTGAGCTACATTCGATATTTGCACCTAGATCAAGTACTACGTTCATGCCTATTTTATTCGGCCATAAAGCTGAAAGAGCTGGTTTATCTATATTTTCAATCATTTTGATATTTAATTTTGATATTACTAAAAGTGCACCTGTATTTCCTGCTGATATCACAATATCTGACTCTTTTGATTTAACACTTTCAATAGATTTCCACATACTTGTATCCTTGCCTCTTTTGGCAGCTTCTAAAGGAGAGTCGGTGCTTTTAACTGAATTATCTGTATGAAATATTTCATAGTTATCTTTTAAGACTTTATCGTCAATCAATGGAGTAATTTCATTTTTGTTTCCAAAGATTTTATAAAAAACATCTTTATTTTCTTTATGATGATGTGCGATACCATCTATAGTTTTTTTTGGTGATCCATCACCACCCATTGCATCTACTGCAATTTTTACCAAATCAGTCATTTAATCTAATTTTATTCTTTTGGGTCTAGTACCTGTCGACCTTTGTACATACCTGTTTTTAAATCTAAATGATGTGACAATCTGTATTCACCAGATTTCTTATCCTCAACAACATTTTTAGCTGAGAACTTCATGTTTTGCGCTCTTCTCATTCCAGTTCTAGAAGGCGTTTGTTTTCGTTTAGGTACTGCCATAATTAACGATTACTTACACTCTTTATGTAAGAATTTAAAGTGTTTTTTTTAAGAGTTTTTAAATAATTTTCAAAGTAATTTAGTAATAAAGGGCCATTATTTGAATTTAAAACATAATTTTTTAAAATATTGATTTTTTCACTATCAGTTAAATCATCCCAGAAGTGAATTTTATCAATTATGCTATGAAATAGATTTAAGTAATCCTTCATTTTTTTATTGATTGATTGATCGCCATAACCAATTTCTCTAATGCTTAATTCAAGTTGTCTAAAAGTGAAATCATATATTTCTTGAAGCGTCACCCTGTTTTCCTTGTTTTTAAAATTTTTAAAAAAAAAAGCAAAATGTATAAGAAAATATACTAATCTATCAGAAAAAATATCTTGATTTTTAAAATCTTTGTATAATTCTTTATTTCTAGTCAGTTGTATTAAATTATTATAAATATGTATATAATCTTTATTCATGAAAAAAATATTATTTCTTTTTTTTGTTATATCATTTTTAAATGAATGTACTCTAAAAAAAAGAGTAGATCATCATGGTATTAATATGCTTAAAAAAAAAAGTGATAGATTAATTACGTCTGAGACAAACAAAAATGATATCTTAAAAATTTTAGGTCCACCATCTACAAAAAGTAAATTTGATAGTGATATTTATATATATATTGAGCGAAAATTAACAACAGATAAATTAATCAGATTTGGCAAACAATATTATTTAATTAATGATGTTGTTGTTTTAGAAATTGACGAAAAGGGTATCTTAAAAAAAAAAACATATTACGATCTTAATAATATGAATGAAATAAAGTTAACAAAAGCTGAAACAAGTCTAGAATATACTAAACAAGGATTTGTTTATGACTTTCTGTCTAGTATGAGACAGAAAGTCAATGATCCTTTAGGAAAAAGAAAAAGAGATTAAGTTATCCAGCTATTACTGCTAACAACAATAGTGCAACAATATTTGTGATTTTAATCATTGGATTTACAGCTGGTCCTGCTGTATCTTTATACGGATCCCCAACAGTATCACCTGTTACGGCTGCCTTATGAGCTTCTGATCCCTTTCCGCCATGATTGCCATCTTCAATATATTTTTTTGCATTATCCCATGCACCACCACCAGCGGTCATTGAAACAGCAACAAATAAACCAGTTATAATTACACCCAACAACATTGCACCAACTGCAGCTAATGCAGCTACTTGACCACCAATTGCTAAGATAACAAAATACAAAACAATTGGGGATAGTACTGGTAGTAATGAAGGGATAATCATCTCCTTGATTGCAGCTACTGTCAATAAATCAACTAACTTTGCGTAATCAGGTTTTTGTTTTCTTTTCATAAT
The DNA window shown above is from alpha proteobacterium HIMB5 and carries:
- a CDS encoding phosphate:acyl-(acyl carrier protein) acyltransferase (PFAM: Fatty acid synthesis protein~TIGRFAM: fatty acid/phospholipid synthesis protein PlsX), with the translated sequence MTDLVKIAVDAMGGDGSPKKTIDGIAHHHKENKDVFYKIFGNKNEITPLIDDKVLKDNYEIFHTDNSVKSTDSPLEAAKRGKDTSMWKSIESVKSKESDIVISAGNTGALLVISKLNIKMIENIDKPALSALWPNKIGMNVVLDLGANIECSSKNLIDFSIMGSSLYKALFPNDISKVALLNIGSEEIKGNEIIKETFQILNDKKNLDFEFKGYIEGNHLMDGDVNVIVTDGFTGNVALKTAEGTANFITQELKKALTSNLIGKISSLLNIKNLNNFKKRLDPRLYNGAIFIGLDSPVVKSHGGTDYLGFSNSLDVCKRIIKGDLINKIKNNIT
- a CDS encoding ubiquinol-cytochrome C reductase assembly chaperone (PFAM: Ubiquinol-cytochrome C chaperone), producing the protein MNKDYIHIYNNLIQLTRNKELYKDFKNQDIFSDRLVYFLIHFAFFFKNFKNKENRVTLQEIYDFTFRQLELSIREIGYGDQSINKKMKDYLNLFHSIIDKIHFWDDLTDSEKINILKNYVLNSNNGPLLLNYFENYLKTLKKNTLNSYIKSVSNR
- a CDS encoding LSU ribosomal protein L32P (PFAM: Ribosomal L32p protein family~TIGRFAM: ribosomal protein L32) yields the protein MAVPKRKQTPSRTGMRRAQNMKFSAKNVVEDKKSGEYRLSHHLDLKTGMYKGRQVLDPKE